The genomic window TAACCATGGTTAGTATATTTTATAACTCATTGAATATTCAAGTGATGACTTGTACTTTACAAGGATTTTGATTTCTTGCTGACTTGTACTTTGCAAATTGCAATGCTTTGATTTGTAGGTCAGTGCTTCTTGTAAAAGAAAAGATGCATTATTACAGAAGCATAATGAAAAGATTGTGTGACAATTAGAAAATGGGGAGATTCTTAAAGGAAGAGGCAAACATCAAGAGACAACTTTAGCAAGACCTGGTGACACGTGATGGGTATCTCACCATAGGACATTGGTTCGGCTTTATCAAATGTGGGATTCGGTGATTCAAGTGCTACATGCTATTTCTCATGATGGGAAGTATGCGGATGATAGAGGAAAAACATCAGGTTTGATGAAATGTATGGAGGTCTTTGAATTTGTTCTGATCTTACATTTGATGCTTAAAGTGCTTGGTTTGACTTGTCACAAGCATTGCAACAAAAGGATCAAAACATAGTAAGTGCAATGAACATGATTGTGTCTGTTAAAAGTTTATTGCAACAGCTAAGGGATGACGGATGGGAGGCACTTTTGGCGGCTGCCACTTCATTTTATATTAAAAGGGAGATACCAGTTCCTAGTATGGATGAGAATATACCAGCAAGGGGTTACCCAAGGAGTTCCTGCAAAATGGTTAGTTGCTTCCATCACTACAAAGTTGAAATATTCAATGAGGTTCTTGACAGAAACATAGCTGAGATGAATAACCGGTTCAGTGAAACTTCAACAAGGTTATTGATATGCATTGCTAGTCTAGATCCTAGAGACTCATTTAGCAGGTTTAATCATGAGAACTTACTTGAGCTTACATCTATGTACTCAGTCGAGTTCGATCCACAAGAACAATATCATTTGGATGGTCAGCTCAAGATATACATTGATATGATGAAAAGGTCTGATGTTTTTGAGTTGTGGCAGTCTCGctaatcttgctctcaagttggtTGAAACTAAGGAACATTTACACTTTCCTTTGGTTTACCGGCTCATCACACTTTCTTTGACTTTGCTAGTAACGACGACATCTATTAAAAGAGTTTTCTCAACCATGAATATCATTAAGACAGATTTGAGAAATAAGATATCTGATGATTGGTTGAATGATATGATGATATGCTATGTAGAGCGAGATATATTTGCTGGAATTGATGACAAGAAGATCATAGAACATTTTCACAGCTTGAGAGACCGTAGAGGCCATCTACCAAACCCTCCGCGTATACTTACGACTTAGGGTAAATACTTTTGTTATCTCTTTCAAACTATTTGCTTACTTGTTCCAATACATGTATTGATATCAGCTTGTTCACCTGTTGTAGGTATCTATTAGTCATGGAGTTGGACATTTTAGGCCATGGAATGAATTATTCAAGCAGCGGGAGTCCAAGTTAGTAGTTATGTGTGACGTTTATGTTATATTTTGTGATTTTAGGTGGTTACAACCTAGTTCTCGAGAATCTTGAACTGTTCTGAATCATTGGTTATGTAAATTTTCGAGTGCATCTagcttcatatttgaattttatgagATTTGGTTCAGTGGACTTGCATTCGTCAATCAATTTTTTTGTACCTTCAATGTTTCGCCTCGGCTAAGTTCAATTCCTGGATCCGCCACTGGGCGGAACCTGTCTGATAGCTGCGAAGCCGTCTCCAAAAATCGCTATATAAACTTGCCCACTAGTACTGGGCATAATTCGCTTTGGTCGTGTCAAACAATTTCTTTTACAAATTGGCGTACAGGAATTCCTGATGAATTTTACAGACATAATGCAGAAGCCATCGCATTGCCTTGCCAAACAAAGGATTTGAATTACTCGTTCATAGCCGGCCATGATCAGTTGTTCATGTCAGACCAGTATGTCACTCACATCGACAACATTCCTGGGGAATTCGATCATCTGCTCCTGCTAAAAACATTATAGACCTTTATTTCTGGGGCTGCCACCGGCGCCCTCAAGCCGGCGGCAGGGGGAGCGCGGCCACGGTCTTCTTCCAGGCGGGGCGGGCGGAGATGTCGTCCCACCACGCCTGCACGTGCGGCCTGGCCGCGACCAGCTCCGCCGCCCGGGGCGTCCGGCTCATGACGAACAGCTGCGCCATGTGGTTCACATCGGCGAGCGTGAACGCGTCGCCGGCGAGGTACCTGTTCCCGGCGGCGAGGTGCGCGTCGTAGACGTCGAGCACGTCGGCCACCTTGCGGGCGAGcccgtccaccacggccgggtcgggCGGCGCGCCGCCCGGCAGCCGGGGTCTGACGCGGAGCTCGTACACCAGGTCGGCCACGGCCGGGTAGAAGTGGTGCGACTCCACCTCCAGCCACACCTCCAGCTTCGCCGACGGCGTCGCCGGCAGCAGGTCCGTGCCCGAGGACCGGTACTTGGCCGCGATGTACCTACTTATGGCGCGAGACTCTGCACGCGATCCCCAAATCAGAGCAAATTCGTGCAGTTGATTAGCCGAAAATGTTGCCAACTAACTCCGGCGAGTCTGAAAATCTGGATTTTTTTGGGGTGGGCGTACCGAAGAGGATGTCGTCGCCGTCCTGGAACGCCGGGACCTGGCCCAAGGGCTGCACGGCGCATGGAAACGAGGTAAAAATTAGTGAACGATCGCATCGGCTGATGATCAGTAGCTGGGAAGTGCGTGGGCGGGCGTACGTACGTTGATGGCGAGGAAGTCGGGCGCCTTGGTGTCGTCGACGACGACGAGCTCGTAGTCGAGCCCCTTCTCGTTGAGCAGCGCCGCGATGCGCACCGAGTTGGACGACAGCGCGTACCCGTACAGCTTCCTTGTGctcaccgcagccgccgccgccggctcagCCATGGCGCCTGACACGATGTGGCGACCGGCGATATCGACCGAAGACCGGAAGAGCTGCGCCGTCTGCGGATCGAGCGCGGTAGGTGGCTTGCCGAGCAGACACCGATCGCACCCCACCTAACGCTCAATCAACTGATTGGTTgggtctgctctgctctgctctgcagGTGGCGCTAGTACTAGCAAGGAAGCAAGCGCACTTGGTTAATTGTTAATTCCTCAAAGTCGTCCCACGTAACGTGACAATCCATCCGCCCGGACAAATGTTATTTTCTTAACACAGTACAGAAGCTCATACATAAGTATATACACTCACTCCTATAAACACACACCTGCACATCTGTCTCCTTCCACTGAACGCACATCAATGAAAGGCCTGAAATATATCCAGAAAAATGTGAATACTAATGCCAAGTCCAGTGCTTGAATCTTGACGGCTGGGGATACCGCTCCTCCTGAACaaccaaccacaggttggttcgccatTCGGATAAATGCTATGAGGGCGTGTGCATAGTTTGGAAAACCGGTGGTCCAACCGAAAAATCGAAACCGCCTATCCGTCGGGATTTTAAGCAACTAGATGGGTAAATATCAAATTAATTCGGTGGTTTTCTGCGAAAATCGGAATAAAATCAGGATTTGACCAACTATTAGTACTATATTAGGACAATGGTCGTTTGTTGCAACGAATATAAATATCCTAGCACATTAGCCTGTGATTTACCTGCCGATTGTATAAATAAATATTTATCAAATCATATAGTAAATTAAATTATAATTGATTCATCAgttaagtaaattaaggtgattgattatcgtACAGGAAAGGTGGACGAAGGGATGGTGGGACGAAAACAGACACATGAAACCTAATAGAGAAGATTAACTTAATACTAACTAACTAATTGTTTGTGAATTGCAATGGGTGCACATAGTGGCTCAACAATAATTATATCTGACACATGTTTTACACACATCATGTTCTAGATTTTGATAATATTCAATTTGATTTACATATGTGTAAGAAATGCAAGGAAAATTTTAATTTAGTTGATGATTTGGTAATATTTGACTTGATTTGGGTATTCTTTTATTTTTTGCGGGTGATTTGATTTGGTTATTCGTAAGTGAAGGAAAGAAGAATTTCGATTTAGTTGTGATTTTGGGAAAATTTATTTTGACTTGTTGAATTAATGCAGAAACTGATTTTGAAAAAGTATCAATTCGGTTTAGATTATTTCAAGTTACTCTATTTATGTTGGTTTTAATTTTATGCAGCATCAATTGAGAGTATCAAAAAAATCAATAGAAAACCAAGACGAGAGGGGGTCATGGGAATGTAAaaacaaggagggggtgacgatCGTTACTCAATATTTTGTTATTTTATTATTAGAAACCAGCAAATGAACCGGTGAACAGACAGATGAAAACCT from Triticum aestivum cultivar Chinese Spring chromosome 3B, IWGSC CS RefSeq v2.1, whole genome shotgun sequence includes these protein-coding regions:
- the LOC123066343 gene encoding glutathione S-transferase 3, whose product is MAEPAAAAAVSTRKLYGYALSSNSVRIAALLNEKGLDYELVVVDDTKAPDFLAINPLGQVPAFQDGDDILFESRAISRYIAAKYRSSGTDLLPATPSAKLEVWLEVESHHFYPAVADLVYELRVRPRLPGGAPPDPAVVDGLARKVADVLDVYDAHLAAGNRYLAGDAFTLADVNHMAQLFVMSRTPRAAELVAARPHVQAWWDDISARPAWKKTVAALPLPPA